In the Sarcophilus harrisii chromosome 1, mSarHar1.11, whole genome shotgun sequence genome, one interval contains:
- the LOC116419717 gene encoding LOW QUALITY PROTEIN: probable E3 ubiquitin-protein ligase TRIML1 (The sequence of the model RefSeq protein was modified relative to this genomic sequence to represent the inferred CDS: inserted 2 bases in 1 codon; deleted 1 base in 1 codon), whose translation MGRLGLLWLKLLFSEALGKIQGGPACGFKNSQIPSHPAEAPQPLISSNSAHFYHPVGSSKNLQESIALPLLREHLRREELKAQRHGCQNLVEDLQVSLTCPICLGYFRDPVTVNCGHSFCKGCLRHCRTISSPMQALVGLSTCEKHGEKEKLFCEQDHRLFCDSCSLAPEQKDPQVLPLEKVAANAKEKLLETQNVLKRKEECLQEAWDHAVWAEAKCKKYTLNFHFCMNMRQYQFLWEEKILQLQELEQQFRDNMVKFEKSKVKLSQEIQSLQEVFLEVEKHLEETPSEKNTLQVRKVLWTRVRSCSIKSQIVSEDWTIFPITGLREMLMTXSTEITLDPETAHTHLVLSEDLKSVKYTRVPQDMPNNKERFVRSLTVLGAQTFTSGRHSAGK comes from the exons ATGGGGAGGTTAGGGCTGTTGTGGCTGAAACTTCTCTTTTCTGAGGCTCTGGGAAAAATCCAGGGGGGGCCCGCCTGTGGCTTTAAGAACTCACAGATCCCCAGCCACCCCGCAGAGGCTCCGCAGCCTCTTATCTCCTCCAACTCTGCTCATTTCTACCATCCAGTGGGAAGCTCcaaaaat CTCCAGGAAAGCATTGCATTGCCTCTCCTGAGAGAGCATCTGAGAAGGGAGGAACTGAAAGCCCAGAGACATGGATGTCAAAACTTAGTTGAAGATCTCCAAGTAAGCCTCACTTGCCCCATCTGCTTGGGCTATTTCAGAGATCCAGTGACTGTCAATTGTGGCCATAGCTTTTGCAAAGGCTGTCTTAGACACTGCAGG ACCATCTCGAGCCCAATGCAGGCCCTTGTGGGCCTGAGCACCTGTGAGAAacatggagaaaaggagaagctCTTCTGTGAGCAAGACCATAGACTCTTCTGTGATTCCTGTTCCTTAGCCCCAGAACAGAAGGATCCCCAAGTTCTTCCCTTGGAAAAGGTGGCTGCCAATGCCAAGGAGAAGCTCTTGGAGACACAGAATgtcttaaaaaggaaagaagaatgtcTTCAAGAGGCATGGGACCATGCCGTATGGGCAGAGGCAAAATGTAAGAAGTACACCTTGAATTTCCACTTTTGCATGAATATGAGACAATATCAGTTCTTATGGGAGGAAAAAATTCTACAATTACAAGAGCTGGAGCAACAATTCAGAGACAACATGGTGAAatttgagaagagcaaagtcaaaCTATCACAAGAAATCCAAAGTCTGCAAGAAGTGTTCTTGGAAGTGGAAAAGCATTTAGAGGAGACCCCCTCAGAAAAAAATACCCTCCAGG TAAGAAAGGTGCTTTGGACAAGAGTGAGAAGTTGCTCCATCAAGAGCCAGATTGTCTCCGAGGACTGGACCATCTTTCCCATCACTGGTCTGAGAGAAATGCTCATGAC TTCTACAGAGATAACTCTGGATCCTGAGACAGCCCACACTCATCTTGTCCTGTCCGAAGACCTGAAGAGTGTCAAGTACACAAGGGTCCCTCAGGACATGCCCAACAACAAAGAAAGGTTTGTACGTTCTCTTACTGTCCTGGGGGCCCAGACCTTCACCTCAGGCAGACACTCGGCTGGGAAGTGA